A genomic window from Deltaproteobacteria bacterium includes:
- a CDS encoding HypC/HybG/HupF family hydrogenase formation chaperone, which yields MCLAVPGKVVELGPAGAVVDVAGTRREASTMLVGELSPGDYVIVHAGFVIEKLDAAEAEKTLSMIDELIGSGR from the coding sequence ATGTGTCTTGCCGTGCCAGGGAAGGTCGTGGAACTCGGTCCGGCCGGCGCCGTCGTCGATGTGGCTGGGACGCGGCGCGAGGCGAGCACCATGCTGGTTGGGGAGCTGAGCCCCGGCGATTACGTCATTGTCCACGCCGGTTTCGTCATCGAGAAGCTCGACGCGGCCGAGGCCGAGAAGACGCTTTCGATGATAGACGAGCTCATCGGAAGTGGACGATGA
- the queC gene encoding 7-cyano-7-deazaguanine synthase QueC has translation MDAKVDAVVLASGGLDSTVALAVAVREHGRRVAAIHAGYGHRTQARELEAFGAVADHYGIERRLVVSLDYLRSIGGSALTDRAIEVPEGELHREGVPVTYVPFRNGHLLAVAVSWAEVLGAGSVYIGAVEEDSSGYPDCREEFFRAFERAAALGTAAGAARIVTPLIHLRKSEIVKLGAELGAPLELTWSCYRSSGPACGRCDSCLLRLRGFREAGMEDPVLYAAGATEGCD, from the coding sequence ATGGATGCAAAGGTCGATGCAGTGGTGCTGGCGAGCGGGGGGCTCGACAGCACGGTGGCGCTGGCCGTAGCGGTGCGCGAGCACGGTCGTCGCGTGGCCGCAATTCATGCGGGCTACGGCCACAGGACGCAGGCGCGCGAGCTCGAGGCCTTCGGGGCCGTGGCCGACCATTACGGCATAGAGCGGCGGCTCGTGGTCTCGCTCGATTATCTGAGGTCCATTGGAGGATCGGCGCTCACCGACAGGGCCATCGAAGTGCCCGAAGGCGAGCTCCACAGGGAGGGCGTGCCCGTCACCTACGTGCCTTTCCGCAACGGCCATCTGCTGGCCGTCGCCGTGTCGTGGGCCGAGGTCCTCGGCGCCGGCAGCGTCTACATCGGAGCGGTGGAGGAGGACAGCTCGGGCTATCCCGACTGCAGGGAGGAGTTCTTCAGGGCCTTCGAGCGGGCCGCCGCGCTCGGAACCGCGGCGGGGGCGGCGAGGATCGTAACGCCGCTCATCCACCTGCGGAAGTCGGAGATCGTGAAGCTCGGAGCGGAGCTCGGCGCTCCGCTGGAGCTCACCTGGTCGTGCTACAGGTCGAGCGGACCCGCCTGCGGACGCTGCGACTCCTGTCTGCTGAGGCTGCGGGGCTTCAGGGAGGCCGGCATGGAGGACCCCGTCCTCTATGCCGCGGGCGCAACGGAGGGCTGCGACTGA
- a CDS encoding aminomethyl-transferring glycine dehydrogenase subunit GcvPA, with amino-acid sequence MPYIPHTGGDISRMLEAVGCRSIEELTDRLLGGLKTEKTAALGPGLSEQRLRRRFEAAAARNTVPGSLGGPASFLGAGSYSHYIPSLVRHLLSRSEFYTSYTPYQPEVSQGTLQAVFEYQTLVCRLTAMDAANASLYDGASAAAEAVLLARRATGRGRVLLSSALHPEYVETIKTYLQASQDDIVEVPFCTEKGATLAEAVREYCDGRTACLVVQSPNFFGVVEDTEEMAWVVRDTGGLFVSVTAEALSLALLKPPGELGADVAVGEGQSFGNPQSFGGPCLGFMAVRRPFVRQMPGRIVGETKDAKGRRAFCLTLAAREQHIRRERATSNICTNEGLAALAATLYLAALGKEGLTELARTNHSKAEYLKKTLTSVDGVRPAFTAPTFNEFVIEVPGDAEKVLSALREKDILGGVPLKRFFASMDRHILVTATETVGREEMDRYGAALGSILREHP; translated from the coding sequence TTGCCCTACATCCCCCACACAGGCGGCGACATCTCCCGCATGCTCGAGGCCGTGGGCTGCCGCTCCATCGAGGAGCTCACCGACAGGCTGCTCGGCGGGCTGAAGACAGAGAAGACGGCCGCCCTCGGCCCGGGCCTCTCGGAGCAGCGCCTGCGCCGCCGCTTCGAGGCCGCCGCGGCCCGCAACACGGTCCCCGGCTCTCTCGGCGGCCCTGCAAGCTTTCTCGGCGCGGGATCGTACAGCCACTACATACCGTCGCTGGTGCGCCATCTCCTTTCGCGCTCCGAGTTCTACACCTCCTACACCCCCTACCAGCCGGAGGTGAGCCAGGGCACGCTCCAGGCCGTCTTCGAGTACCAGACGCTCGTCTGCCGGCTCACGGCCATGGACGCGGCCAACGCCTCCCTCTACGACGGCGCCTCGGCCGCCGCCGAGGCCGTCCTCCTGGCGCGGCGCGCCACGGGCCGCGGCCGCGTGCTCCTCAGCTCCGCCCTCCACCCGGAGTACGTGGAGACCATAAAGACCTATCTTCAGGCCTCGCAGGACGATATAGTCGAGGTCCCCTTCTGCACCGAGAAGGGCGCCACCCTCGCCGAGGCCGTAAGAGAGTACTGCGACGGGCGCACGGCCTGCCTCGTGGTGCAGAGCCCCAACTTCTTCGGCGTCGTCGAGGATACGGAGGAGATGGCCTGGGTCGTCCGCGACACCGGCGGACTCTTCGTGTCGGTCACGGCCGAGGCCCTCTCGCTTGCGCTGCTCAAGCCGCCCGGCGAACTGGGGGCCGATGTGGCCGTGGGCGAAGGCCAGTCCTTCGGCAACCCCCAGAGCTTCGGCGGGCCCTGCCTCGGCTTCATGGCCGTGCGCAGACCCTTTGTGCGGCAGATGCCGGGCCGCATCGTGGGCGAGACGAAGGACGCAAAGGGACGGCGGGCCTTCTGCCTCACCCTGGCTGCCCGCGAGCAGCACATCCGCCGCGAACGGGCCACGTCCAACATCTGCACAAACGAGGGCCTCGCGGCCCTGGCCGCCACCCTCTACCTCGCGGCCCTCGGAAAAGAGGGCCTCACCGAGCTTGCAAGGACCAACCACTCCAAGGCCGAGTATCTCAAAAAGACGCTCACCTCCGTGGACGGCGTGCGCCCCGCCTTCACGGCCCCCACGTTCAACGAGTTCGTCATCGAAGTGCCCGGCGACGCCGAAAAGGTCCTCTCCGCGCTGCGCGAAAAAGACATACTCGGAGGAGTGCCCCTCAAAAGGTTCTTCGCCTCCATGGACCGCCATATCCTCGTTACGGCCACCGAGACCGTCGGCAGGGAAGAGATGGACCGCTACGGCGCCGCGCTGGGAAGCATCCTGAGGGAGCATCCTTGA
- the hypD gene encoding hydrogenase formation protein HypD, with product MRYVDEFRDRRRAGELLDRIRRISTRPVRIMEICGTHTHTIARYGIRAALPATVRLVSGPGCPVCVTSAPDIARIIEFSRRCDVTVATFGDMMRVPGLDSSLQEEKARGGDIRVVYSPLGALETAGKNPDREVVLYAVGFETTAPTVAATVLRAKAEGLKNFSVLSLHKLTPPAMRALLDSGELDLQGFICPGHVTAVIGSDAYAFLADEYGTPCVVAGFEPVDAVYGILRLVEQIEQGRSEIEVGYSRVVSPEGNLRARAVMDEVFETCDAAWRGLGVIPASGLALRDAYADFDAQRRFGLPVNEDDRARCDPPGCACADVLKGLVTPRRCALFGKACTPETPVGPCMVSFEGTCAAYYKYGVAEDSP from the coding sequence ATGAGGTACGTAGACGAGTTCCGCGACCGCCGCAGGGCAGGGGAGCTCCTCGACAGGATCCGGCGGATATCGACGAGGCCGGTCCGCATAATGGAGATCTGCGGCACCCACACGCACACCATAGCCCGCTACGGCATCAGGGCGGCCCTGCCAGCTACGGTGCGGCTCGTCTCCGGCCCCGGCTGCCCGGTCTGCGTCACCTCGGCGCCCGACATCGCGCGCATCATAGAGTTCAGCCGCCGCTGCGACGTGACGGTGGCCACCTTCGGCGACATGATGCGCGTGCCGGGGCTCGACTCCTCGCTCCAGGAGGAGAAGGCCAGGGGCGGCGACATAAGGGTCGTCTACTCGCCGCTCGGCGCCCTGGAGACGGCCGGGAAGAACCCGGACCGTGAGGTCGTCCTCTACGCCGTCGGCTTCGAGACGACGGCCCCCACGGTGGCAGCCACCGTTCTGAGGGCGAAGGCCGAGGGGCTGAAGAACTTCTCGGTGCTGAGCCTCCACAAGCTCACGCCTCCGGCCATGCGGGCCCTCCTCGACTCTGGAGAGCTCGACCTCCAGGGCTTCATCTGCCCGGGCCACGTGACGGCCGTCATCGGCTCCGACGCCTACGCCTTCCTCGCCGACGAGTACGGCACTCCCTGCGTCGTCGCCGGCTTCGAGCCCGTAGACGCCGTCTACGGCATCCTCAGGCTCGTGGAGCAGATAGAGCAGGGCCGCTCGGAGATCGAGGTGGGCTACAGCCGGGTCGTGAGCCCGGAGGGCAACCTCAGGGCCAGGGCCGTCATGGACGAGGTCTTCGAGACCTGCGACGCCGCCTGGCGGGGCCTGGGCGTCATACCGGCGAGCGGCCTGGCCCTGAGGGACGCCTATGCCGACTTCGACGCCCAGAGGCGCTTCGGCCTCCCGGTGAACGAGGACGACCGCGCGCGGTGCGACCCGCCCGGCTGCGCCTGCGCCGACGTGCTCAAGGGACTCGTCACACCGCGCCGGTGCGCGCTCTTCGGCAAGGCCTGCACGCCCGAAACGCCCGTCGGTCCCTGCATGGTCTCCTTCGAGGGCACCTGCGCCGCCTACTACAAGTACGGCGTCGCGGAAGATTCGCCGTAG
- the gcvH gene encoding glycine cleavage system protein GcvH — protein MEFPKDLKYTKEHEWIRVENDSVVVGITDYAQDSLGDIVYLELPQEGATVTKDEPFGVVESVKAVSDLYSPVSGTVIEVNDAIVDSPEVVNDDPYGDAWMIRIELSSKADLDGLLSADEYRGFIEEEK, from the coding sequence ATGGAGTTTCCCAAGGACCTCAAGTATACGAAAGAGCACGAGTGGATCAGGGTGGAGAACGACAGCGTGGTGGTGGGCATAACCGACTACGCCCAGGACTCGCTCGGCGATATCGTTTACCTCGAGCTGCCCCAGGAGGGCGCGACGGTGACCAAGGACGAGCCCTTCGGCGTCGTAGAGTCCGTCAAGGCCGTGTCCGACCTCTACTCGCCGGTCAGCGGCACGGTGATCGAGGTGAACGACGCCATCGTGGACAGCCCCGAGGTGGTGAACGACGACCCCTACGGCGACGCCTGGATGATAAGGATCGAGCTCTCCAGCAAGGCCGACCTCGACGGGCTGCTCAGCGCCGACGAGTACCGCGGCTTCATCGAAGAAGAAAAGTAA
- a CDS encoding septum formation initiator family protein: MKRRSSSPRGRRSYLTAAFCALIVVIVALAVFGDKGLLDVLRLMDEKERIEAGNRELAAENERLAREIRLLKEDRRYIETVARGELGMVGRGELIYLFDDGERR, translated from the coding sequence ATGAAGCGTCGCTCTTCAAGTCCCCGCGGCAGAAGGTCCTACCTTACGGCGGCCTTCTGCGCCCTCATCGTCGTCATCGTGGCGCTGGCCGTCTTCGGAGACAAGGGACTGCTCGACGTGCTCCGGCTCATGGACGAAAAGGAGCGCATAGAGGCCGGAAACCGCGAGCTCGCCGCGGAGAACGAGCGGCTCGCCCGCGAGATAAGGCTTCTCAAGGAGGACAGGCGCTACATCGAGACCGTGGCCAGAGGCGAGCTCGGCATGGTGGGCCGCGGCGAGCTCATATACCTCTTCGACGACGGGGAGCGGCGCTGA
- the pstS gene encoding phosphate ABC transporter substrate-binding protein PstS, producing the protein MKVMLAAALLLTLTAPAGRAAAAETLNGAGATFPFPLYSAWGYEYSKAAGVRLNYQSIGSGGGQRQISNRTVDFGASDAPLTPDKLDKERLLQFPAVIGGVVPVVNVRGIKPGALRLDAAVLCGIFMGEITRWDDKAIKALNPGLRLPGGKITVVHRSDGSGTTAIFTTYLARTCPAWKEKVGAGKAVKWPAGIGGKGNEGVANYVRRVRSSIGYVEYAYAKQSRLAHTKLKNRAGNFVEPSLESFQDAAASGEFDPSRHFHLWLVDAPGGKAWPIAGATFILLAREKKEVNRKVAAFFDWAFKNGDATAQRLAYVPLPPQLKDKIRAYWKAAGIY; encoded by the coding sequence ATGAAAGTCATGCTCGCAGCCGCACTGCTGCTGACCCTGACGGCCCCGGCGGGAAGGGCCGCGGCCGCCGAGACGCTAAACGGCGCCGGCGCAACCTTCCCGTTCCCCCTCTACTCGGCCTGGGGCTACGAGTACAGCAAGGCGGCAGGCGTAAGGCTCAACTACCAGTCCATCGGCTCGGGCGGCGGCCAGCGCCAGATATCGAACCGCACCGTCGACTTCGGCGCCTCCGACGCCCCTCTCACTCCCGACAAGCTCGACAAGGAAAGGCTTTTGCAGTTCCCGGCCGTAATCGGCGGCGTGGTGCCTGTGGTGAACGTCCGGGGGATAAAGCCCGGGGCCCTGCGCCTCGACGCCGCCGTCCTGTGCGGCATCTTCATGGGCGAGATAACCCGCTGGGACGACAAGGCCATAAAGGCCCTAAACCCCGGGCTCAGGCTTCCGGGCGGGAAGATCACCGTCGTGCACCGCTCCGACGGCTCCGGCACGACGGCCATCTTCACCACCTACCTTGCCCGCACCTGCCCGGCCTGGAAGGAGAAGGTCGGCGCCGGCAAGGCCGTCAAGTGGCCCGCCGGCATAGGAGGAAAGGGCAACGAGGGTGTGGCCAACTACGTAAGGCGCGTGCGCTCCTCCATCGGTTATGTGGAGTACGCCTACGCCAAGCAGAGCCGCCTCGCCCACACGAAGCTCAAAAACCGCGCCGGCAACTTCGTCGAGCCCTCCCTCGAAAGCTTTCAGGACGCGGCGGCGAGCGGCGAATTCGACCCGTCGCGCCACTTCCACCTCTGGCTCGTCGACGCCCCTGGCGGGAAGGCATGGCCCATAGCGGGCGCCACCTTCATACTGCTGGCCAGGGAGAAGAAGGAGGTGAACCGCAAGGTAGCCGCCTTCTTCGACTGGGCCTTCAAAAACGGCGACGCCACGGCGCAGCGTCTCGCCTACGTACCCCTCCCCCCGCAACTCAAGGACAAGATACGGGCCTACTGGAAGGCGGCCGGCATCTATTGA
- a CDS encoding DUF2914 domain-containing protein: protein MGVFRGGEMESAVMRSFVMISAFVASVLLAAGPAAAARVEVAVAARAVENREPVGVAETFPADVGKVYCYTKVVGAAAGETITHVWYHGDRKMAEVTLSIGGPSWRTYSSKRILPSWTGRWRVEIVDSSGNVIETVRFAVE, encoded by the coding sequence ATGGGGGTGTTTCGAGGGGGAGAAATGGAGAGTGCCGTTATGAGAAGTTTTGTGATGATATCCGCGTTTGTTGCGTCGGTTCTGCTGGCGGCGGGGCCTGCGGCCGCCGCCCGGGTGGAAGTGGCCGTGGCGGCCCGGGCCGTGGAGAACAGGGAGCCCGTCGGCGTTGCCGAGACCTTTCCCGCCGACGTGGGCAAGGTCTACTGTTATACCAAGGTTGTCGGCGCGGCTGCGGGAGAGACGATAACCCATGTCTGGTACCATGGCGACAGGAAGATGGCCGAGGTGACGCTGAGCATCGGCGGGCCGAGCTGGCGCACCTACAGCTCAAAGCGCATTCTCCCTTCGTGGACGGGGCGGTGGAGGGTCGAGATCGTCGATTCCTCGGGCAACGTGATCGAAACGGTGCGCTTCGCCGTGGAGTAA
- the gcvT gene encoding glycine cleavage system aminomethyltransferase GcvT has protein sequence MLTLRKTPLNAVHRALGARMVEFARWEMPVQYSGVVDEHLAVRSSCGVFDVSHMGEIEVRGPGALETVQRLTTNDASRMDVGRCQYTLLCLDGGGVLDDTVLYRLGGERFLFCVNASNTEKVLSWMVEHAGKGAEIRDRSEEFAQIALQGPRAADVLSRVADFDVETLKFYRFVTTVLFGSEAVVSRTGYTGEDGFEIYIEPRRARALWEALMEAGRSFSIKPVGLGARDTLRLEMGYPLYGHELDEETTPLEAGLERFVAFDKEDFMGRAALLARRGAGLKRRLVGFTMVGPGIPRRGYAVTRHGEEIGRVTSGTFSPSLKKPIGMAYIRNDGEEPCDSFHIVIRNREAAAVVTPPPFYRRK, from the coding sequence ATATTGACCCTCAGGAAGACGCCGCTCAACGCCGTGCACAGGGCCCTCGGAGCACGAATGGTCGAGTTCGCCCGGTGGGAGATGCCCGTACAGTACTCGGGGGTCGTCGACGAGCACCTCGCCGTGCGTTCGTCCTGCGGCGTCTTCGACGTAAGCCACATGGGCGAGATAGAGGTGCGGGGGCCGGGGGCGCTCGAGACCGTACAGAGGCTCACGACCAACGACGCCTCCCGTATGGACGTGGGCCGCTGCCAGTACACGCTGCTGTGCCTCGACGGCGGCGGCGTGCTCGACGATACGGTCCTCTACCGCCTCGGCGGCGAGCGTTTCCTCTTCTGCGTCAACGCCTCCAATACGGAGAAGGTCCTCTCCTGGATGGTCGAGCACGCGGGAAAAGGAGCCGAGATACGGGACCGCAGCGAAGAGTTCGCCCAGATAGCGCTTCAGGGCCCGAGGGCGGCCGACGTGCTCTCCAGGGTCGCGGACTTCGACGTGGAGACCCTCAAGTTCTACCGCTTCGTCACCACCGTCCTCTTCGGCTCGGAGGCCGTGGTCTCGAGGACGGGATACACGGGCGAGGACGGGTTCGAGATATACATAGAGCCTCGGCGGGCGCGGGCGCTCTGGGAGGCCCTCATGGAGGCGGGCCGGAGCTTTTCCATAAAGCCCGTGGGGCTCGGCGCGCGCGATACGTTGAGGCTCGAGATGGGGTACCCTCTCTACGGCCATGAGCTCGACGAAGAGACGACGCCGCTGGAGGCCGGGCTCGAGCGCTTCGTGGCCTTTGACAAGGAAGACTTCATGGGCAGGGCCGCGCTTCTTGCCCGGCGCGGCGCGGGCCTGAAGCGAAGGCTCGTGGGTTTCACCATGGTCGGCCCCGGCATACCGCGCCGCGGCTACGCCGTGACCCGCCACGGTGAAGAGATAGGCCGTGTCACCAGCGGCACCTTCTCGCCGTCGCTCAAAAAGCCCATCGGCATGGCCTACATACGAAACGACGGCGAAGAGCCGTGCGACTCTTTCCATATCGTGATAAGAAACAGGGAGGCCGCTGCGGTGGTGACGCCTCCGCCTTTTTACAGGCGCAAGTGA
- the hypB gene encoding hydrogenase accessory protein HypB, with product MHEIAVNEKILAANDAIAAANRRFFESRRIFAVNVISSPGSGKTSLIEAAARRLGPRLPMAVVEGDMTTELDAERIGRCGVAARQITTGRACHLDAHMISHVLDWVGSLEGLRLLIIENVGNMVCPAGYDLGEAAKIAVMSVAEGDDKPLKYPALFAASPVLVINKTDLLGHTDFDMDRAEENARAVNPEIRILRTSCRTGEGLERWCAFLEGNALAPEDSSTR from the coding sequence ATGCACGAAATAGCCGTCAACGAGAAGATACTGGCCGCAAACGACGCCATCGCCGCCGCCAACAGGCGCTTTTTCGAGAGCCGCCGCATCTTTGCGGTAAACGTCATAAGCTCCCCCGGCTCGGGCAAGACCTCTCTCATCGAGGCCGCCGCCCGCAGGCTCGGCCCCCGCCTTCCCATGGCCGTCGTCGAGGGAGACATGACCACCGAGCTCGACGCCGAGAGGATCGGACGCTGCGGCGTTGCGGCCAGGCAGATAACCACGGGCCGCGCCTGCCACCTCGACGCCCACATGATAAGCCACGTCCTCGACTGGGTCGGCTCCCTGGAGGGACTCAGGCTCCTTATAATCGAGAACGTGGGCAACATGGTCTGTCCGGCCGGCTACGACCTCGGCGAGGCGGCGAAGATCGCCGTCATGAGCGTGGCCGAAGGCGACGACAAGCCGCTCAAGTATCCCGCCCTCTTCGCCGCGTCGCCGGTGCTCGTCATCAACAAGACCGATCTCCTCGGCCATACGGATTTCGATATGGACCGGGCTGAGGAGAACGCCAGGGCCGTGAACCCGGAGATCCGCATACTGAGGACCTCGTGCCGCACGGGCGAGGGCCTGGAGCGGTGGTGCGCCTTTCTCGAAGGGAACGCGCTGGCCCCCGAAGACTCGTCCACGCGCTGA
- a CDS encoding serine--tRNA ligase, whose amino-acid sequence MLDIRLLREDIDGVEGRLAARGGGYGLGRIRELDARRREIIREVEALKARRNAVSQEIGRLKKGGEDASALVEEMKGVSASVKELDRELASCDEEMEALLLSVPNIPHPTVPVGADESHNRVERSWGERPGFGFEPAEHMEIGERLGIIDTKRAGRISGARFALLRGAGARLERALINFMLDLHTGEQGYTEVLPPFLVKALALVGTGQLPKFEEDLFKVAEPELYLIPTAEVPVTNIHRGEIVDEEALPIAYAAYTPCFRREAGSYGRDVKGLIRQHQFDKVELVRFATPESSYDELERLTAHAEEVLRRLGLHYRVVTLCTGDLGFSAAKTYDIEVWLPGQQRYREISSCSNFEAFQARRADIRYRPAMGGKPRFVHTLNGSGLAVGRTLVAILENYQRRDGTVVVPEALRPYMGGLEVIEPEKGSSDAEG is encoded by the coding sequence ATGCTTGACATAAGGTTATTGAGGGAAGACATTGATGGGGTTGAGGGGCGTCTTGCCGCCCGTGGGGGTGGGTATGGTCTCGGCAGGATAAGGGAGCTCGACGCAAGGCGCAGGGAGATCATAAGGGAGGTCGAGGCGCTCAAGGCCAGGCGCAACGCCGTTTCCCAGGAGATAGGCAGGCTCAAGAAGGGGGGCGAGGACGCCTCTGCGCTCGTCGAGGAGATGAAGGGCGTGTCGGCCTCGGTAAAGGAACTCGACCGTGAGCTCGCCTCCTGCGATGAAGAGATGGAAGCTCTCCTCCTGTCGGTTCCAAACATCCCCCACCCCACCGTGCCGGTCGGCGCCGACGAGTCGCACAACAGGGTCGAGAGGAGTTGGGGCGAGCGGCCCGGTTTCGGCTTCGAGCCGGCCGAGCACATGGAGATCGGCGAGCGGCTCGGCATAATAGACACGAAACGGGCCGGCAGGATATCGGGCGCCCGTTTCGCCCTGCTGCGCGGCGCCGGGGCGAGGCTCGAACGGGCGCTCATAAACTTCATGCTCGATCTTCACACCGGCGAGCAGGGCTACACCGAGGTTCTCCCGCCTTTCCTCGTCAAGGCCCTGGCCCTGGTCGGCACCGGTCAGTTGCCCAAGTTCGAGGAAGACCTCTTCAAGGTGGCCGAGCCCGAGCTATACCTCATACCGACGGCCGAGGTGCCGGTGACCAACATCCACCGCGGGGAGATAGTGGACGAAGAGGCCCTGCCCATAGCCTACGCGGCCTATACCCCCTGCTTCCGCCGCGAGGCGGGCTCCTACGGCAGGGACGTGAAGGGGCTCATCCGCCAGCACCAGTTCGACAAGGTGGAGCTCGTGAGGTTCGCAACGCCCGAGTCGTCCTATGACGAGCTCGAAAGGCTCACGGCCCACGCCGAAGAGGTCCTCAGGAGGCTGGGGCTCCACTACCGGGTCGTCACGCTCTGCACCGGAGACCTCGGCTTCTCGGCGGCCAAGACCTACGACATCGAGGTCTGGCTGCCGGGCCAGCAGCGCTACCGCGAGATATCGTCGTGCTCCAACTTCGAGGCCTTCCAGGCCAGGCGGGCCGACATACGATACAGGCCCGCCATGGGAGGAAAGCCGAGGTTCGTCCATACCCTCAACGGCTCGGGACTCGCCGTGGGACGCACACTGGTGGCGATCCTCGAAAACTATCAGCGCCGCGACGGTACGGTCGTCGTCCCCGAGGCCCTTAGACCCTACATGGGAGGGCTCGAAGTCATCGAACCGGAAAAGGGGAGCAGCGACGCGGAGGGTTAG